A single window of Vallitalea okinawensis DNA harbors:
- a CDS encoding S-layer homology domain-containing protein has product MIVLQNFYLFLIKKKLVTYALNSVSTLVNAEGINGYPDNTFRPKSPITKAETLTIVDNLIGTYINEPGEYILSDNNQGVVIINNENVTLMDSNTSNNVFITQSVGEGDVELNNSTIEGSVFVEGGGINSIKFIDCNISSVITGKKNSTVRIVADGNTNIKDTNITSSTILDNKSIDGFEYISIDIQVNNSEEIELIGSFSNVLVHSPANIKLGDKTSVSNMTVVSDENTLIHMNESALIASLQLDGQAKITGSGKIKGAVINAENVVIEADINHVTVSKDVTTVPLINGESYKEELVEKNSSAPSGNGGGSNNNDSNDSTNDYDKEEFYSNDYFTLYSSLPLKDDKLPVDSTIIVEVKDGYGILIKNMDLPLEVFEPNYDYYIGTDSEINFLDYYTDYVYSFYIQPKNNATDSTGLKYNTEYTIRFYSMIIVDNYSNEYISFADAITIFTENCTETQDPLALGPISDIKIFFNDDPHLITDNFNSLLLNSFIYSPQNNDINFYTTSSNPDVVQSTIDNYWDYWSFLDLVSYDIGYSTIQITAESSVGSYTDEFVITPLNPPVHFEYIYKLEGPDYIELTLDEDYVTSIQNLEQSISLHEWHTYEEDFIIEEIDTHTYAIYLLDNNGIKMDFDKREDYEIKFSVLYSGKKSNEILNPLIKFKFDPRDYIPNSPITVKQELPVSTSCQNVTLNLNDYFADEDGDRIYYSIDTDSDILNIITVENDIYTIELKANVVTSSTATVTIEANNRYQQKATSYSFIITVTDESTFAIIPSLGVDLLIDQNYCDYWVNAINTYEIDIYLNDKINVAPDDFTLWYDINDDLSILKELNINTNYTYENDHTIVEIELNDDLLDYRGKYAGHDVYVQIGKETSSGIVIESENEYGEKLRSYTGTELLVKDFILPKFDDDATEDYIIDIDDEGNEVQQKDEVVITTTGTTVEYVLVFTEAVALSDNILGQTDFRVEFDNEYLKPGVDYTISIVEGNVVIGIIIPDNAELDDYEGRYYIELSEAQYLTDTTGHNYVEDFEFDFDIEIQD; this is encoded by the coding sequence ATGATAGTTTTACAGAACTTTTATCTTTTTCTGATCAAGAAAAAATTAGTTACATATGCACTTAATTCTGTTAGTACTTTAGTTAATGCTGAGGGTATAAATGGCTATCCTGATAATACTTTTAGACCTAAAAGTCCAATTACTAAAGCAGAAACATTAACTATTGTTGATAATCTTATTGGTACTTATATTAATGAACCAGGAGAATATATTCTATCAGATAATAATCAAGGTGTTGTTATTATAAATAACGAAAATGTTACCTTAATGGATTCTAATACTTCCAATAATGTCTTCATAACACAATCTGTGGGTGAAGGCGATGTTGAATTAAATAACAGCACGATAGAAGGTTCGGTATTTGTGGAAGGTGGGGGTATAAACAGTATTAAATTTATAGACTGTAATATTTCCTCTGTAATTACTGGTAAAAAGAACAGTACAGTTAGAATAGTAGCTGATGGTAATACTAATATTAAAGATACTAATATTACTTCAAGCACTATACTCGATAACAAATCTATAGATGGATTCGAATATATTTCTATTGATATACAAGTAAATAATAGTGAAGAAATTGAGCTTATTGGTAGCTTTAGTAATGTTTTAGTTCACTCACCAGCTAACATTAAACTAGGAGACAAGACAAGTGTTAGTAATATGACTGTAGTAAGTGATGAAAACACTCTCATTCATATGAATGAGTCCGCTCTAATTGCTTCTCTACAATTAGATGGTCAGGCCAAAATAACTGGTTCAGGTAAGATCAAAGGTGCTGTTATTAATGCAGAAAATGTTGTCATTGAAGCGGATATTAATCATGTAACCGTATCAAAAGATGTTACTACTGTACCTCTAATTAACGGTGAATCCTATAAAGAAGAATTAGTAGAAAAGAATAGTAGCGCACCTAGTGGTAATGGTGGGGGTAGTAATAATAATGACAGTAATGATAGCACTAATGACTATGATAAAGAAGAGTTCTATTCCAATGACTATTTTACATTATACAGTAGTCTCCCGCTAAAGGATGATAAACTTCCTGTTGATAGTACGATTATAGTAGAGGTTAAGGATGGATACGGAATTCTAATAAAAAATATGGATTTACCATTAGAAGTTTTTGAACCAAACTATGACTACTATATTGGTACTGATAGTGAAATTAATTTTTTGGACTATTATACTGATTATGTATATTCTTTTTACATCCAACCAAAAAACAATGCTACTGACTCAACTGGCTTAAAGTATAATACAGAATATACAATACGCTTCTATTCCATGATCATTGTTGATAATTACAGTAATGAATATATTAGCTTCGCTGACGCTATAACAATTTTTACAGAAAATTGTACTGAAACCCAGGACCCACTCGCACTTGGTCCAATATCAGACATTAAAATCTTCTTTAATGATGATCCTCATTTGATTACAGATAATTTTAACTCTCTTTTATTAAATAGTTTTATATATAGTCCACAAAATAATGATATTAATTTTTATACAACATCATCAAATCCTGATGTTGTACAAAGTACTATAGATAATTATTGGGATTACTGGTCATTTTTAGACCTTGTTAGTTATGATATAGGTTATTCAACTATACAAATAACAGCAGAAAGCAGTGTAGGATCTTATACTGATGAATTTGTCATCACACCTCTCAACCCTCCTGTTCATTTTGAGTACATCTATAAATTGGAAGGTCCAGATTATATAGAATTGACATTAGATGAAGATTATGTAACCTCAATTCAAAATCTTGAACAATCAATATCACTACATGAATGGCATACTTATGAAGAAGATTTTATAATTGAAGAGATAGATACACATACTTATGCTATATATCTACTTGATAATAATGGTATAAAGATGGATTTTGATAAACGAGAAGATTATGAGATTAAATTTTCAGTCTTATATAGTGGAAAAAAGTCAAATGAGATTCTTAATCCTCTTATCAAATTTAAGTTTGATCCTAGAGATTATATACCTAATTCTCCTATAACCGTTAAACAAGAGCTTCCTGTCTCAACCTCCTGTCAAAATGTAACACTTAATCTTAATGACTATTTTGCAGATGAGGATGGTGATAGAATATACTACTCTATAGATACTGACAGCGATATATTAAATATTATTACTGTGGAAAATGATATTTATACTATTGAGTTAAAAGCAAATGTCGTCACAAGTAGCACTGCTACTGTTACAATTGAAGCAAATAATCGTTATCAACAAAAAGCAACTAGTTATTCTTTTATTATAACCGTGACTGATGAAAGTACTTTTGCTATAATCCCCTCACTAGGCGTTGATTTGTTAATAGATCAAAATTACTGCGATTATTGGGTAAATGCGATAAATACTTATGAAATCGATATATATCTTAATGATAAAATAAACGTTGCTCCAGATGATTTTACCTTGTGGTATGATATTAATGACGATCTTTCTATCCTTAAAGAACTTAATATCAACACTAACTATACCTACGAAAATGACCATACTATTGTAGAGATAGAACTTAATGATGATTTACTAGATTATAGAGGTAAATATGCTGGTCATGATGTCTATGTACAAATAGGTAAAGAAACCTCTTCTGGTATTGTGATTGAATCAGAAAATGAATACGGTGAAAAACTTAGATCCTATACAGGTACTGAGTTACTAGTTAAAGACTTTATCCTACCTAAATTTGATGATGATGCAACTGAAGATTATATTATAGATATAGATGATGAAGGTAATGAAGTTCAACAAAAAGACGAAGTCGTTATTACAACAACTGGTACTACAGTAGAATATGTGCTTGTCTTCACTGAAGCAGTTGCTTTAAGTGATAACATCTTAGGGCAGACTGATTTTAGAGTTGAGTTTGATAATGAGTATTTAAAACCTGGTGTCGATTACACTATATCGATTGTTGAAGGTAATGTTGTAATCGGAATAATTATTCCGGATAATGCAGAACTAGATGATTATGAAGGTCGATATTACATCGAACTATCAGAAGCTCAATACTTAACAGATACGACTGGTCATAACTATGTTGAGGATTTTGAATTCGATTTTGATATTGAAATACAAGATTAA
- the ndk gene encoding nucleoside-diphosphate kinase → MAIEQTLVIIKPDGVKRGLIGQVITRYEQKGFHIIAGKLMMAERETIEEHYIEHKGKPFYEDLVNYFLEGVIFVMVVEGENAIELVRRIHGNKDPKEALPGTIRGDFSNSTTRNIVHASDCKDSVKREIEIWFPQLEYIYKK, encoded by the coding sequence ATGGCGATAGAACAAACACTAGTCATTATCAAACCGGATGGTGTTAAGAGGGGATTAATAGGACAAGTTATAACCCGTTATGAGCAAAAAGGATTTCATATTATTGCTGGTAAGTTAATGATGGCTGAAAGAGAAACCATAGAAGAGCATTATATTGAACATAAAGGCAAACCTTTCTATGAAGATCTCGTAAATTATTTCCTTGAAGGTGTTATTTTTGTCATGGTAGTTGAAGGAGAAAATGCTATTGAGCTAGTGAGAAGAATTCATGGTAATAAAGACCCTAAAGAAGCATTACCAGGAACAATACGTGGTGATTTCTCCAATTCCACAACTCGTAATATCGTTCATGCATCCGATTGTAAAGATAGCGTCAAAAGAGAAATTGAGATTTGGTTCCCTCAATTGGAGTATATTTATAAAAAATAA
- a CDS encoding S-layer homology domain-containing protein, giving the protein MKKLLSWVLILVILTGHISTVNASTDSLSDINDHWAEDTIKTWYSLNVVTGDPHSLFYPDEPITRAEFIAIINNLLGYTDVSSQQFNDVNPTTWYAEEMLKARSAGYLTGYDGNLAKPENPITRQDACVILHNAFKLDDSFTELLSFSDQEKISYICT; this is encoded by the coding sequence ATGAAAAAATTATTAAGTTGGGTTCTAATACTAGTAATTCTTACTGGACACATCTCAACTGTAAATGCTTCTACCGACTCATTAAGTGACATTAATGATCACTGGGCTGAGGATACCATTAAAACTTGGTATTCTTTGAATGTGGTTACTGGTGATCCACATAGTTTATTTTATCCAGATGAACCTATTACTCGTGCTGAATTCATAGCTATCATTAATAATCTATTGGGTTATACAGATGTTAGTTCACAACAATTTAATGATGTTAATCCAACCACTTGGTATGCTGAAGAAATGTTAAAAGCTAGAAGTGCAGGATATCTCACTGGCTATGATGGTAACTTAGCAAAGCCTGAAAATCCAATAACTAGACAGGATGCATGTGTTATTTTGCATAATGCCTTTAAATTAGATGATAGTTTTACAGAACTTTTATCTTTTTCTGATCAAGAAAAAATTAGTTACATATGCACTTAA